A region from the Lolium perenne isolate Kyuss_39 chromosome 4, Kyuss_2.0, whole genome shotgun sequence genome encodes:
- the LOC127295680 gene encoding probable protein phosphatase 2C 33 has protein sequence MESDSIEEKLPRALPLATLIGRELRGGGSERPLVRFGHSGFAKRGEDHFLVKPDCLRIPGDPSSAFSVFAVFDGHNGVSAAVFSKEHLLEDVMSAVPQGISRDDWLQVLPRALVAGFVKTDIDFQRKGEMSGTTATLVVIDGFTVTVASVGDSRCILDTHGGMVSLLPVDHRLEENVEERERVTASGGEVSRLNLCGGQQVGPLRCWPGGLCLSRSIGDTDVGEFIVPIPHVKQVKLSNAGGRLIIASDGIWDAVSSEIAAQACRGLPAELAAKLVVKQALKTTGLKDDTTCVVVDIIPSDHGSTSAPSSPKHNQNKLRSLLFGRRSHSSVGKLGNKKKSASFGFVEELFEEGSAMLEERLGRNSPSKANVPPFRCAICQVDHVPFEDLITDNEGGYSSAPSTPWACPYLCSGCRKKKDAMEGKRSSRSTACS, from the exons ATGGAGAGCGACTCCATCGAGGAGAAGCTGCCCCGTGCGCTACCCCTGGCAACACTGATCGGCCGCGAGCTCCGTGGCGGCGGCTCCGAGCGCCCGCTCGTGCGGTTCGGCCACTCCGGTTTCGCCAAGCGAGGCGAGGACCACTTCCTCGTCAAGCCCGACTGCCTCCGCATCCCCGGTGACCCTTCCTCCGCCTTCTCCGTCTTCGCC GTGTTCGACGGGCACAATGGCGTGTCGGCGGCGGTGTTCAGCAAGGAGCACTTGCTGGAGGACGTGATGAGCGCCGTGCCGCAGGGTATCAGCCGCGACGACTGGCTGCAGGTGCTGCCGCGCGCGCTTGTGGCGGGTTTTGTCAAGACGGACATTGACTTTCAGCGCAAGG GTGAGATGTCTGGGACGACGGCGACCTTGGTCGTCATTGATGGATTCACTGTCACTGTGGCGTCGGTCGGAGACTCCAGATGCATCCTGGACACTCATGGTGGTATGGTCTCGCTGCTACCTGTCGACCATAGGCTAGAGGAGAATGTAGAGGAGCGGGAGCGTGTCACGGCGAGTGGAGGGGAGGTCAGCCGGCTGAACCTCTGCGGTGGACAACAG GTTGGCCCTCTCCGTTGCTGGCCTGGTGGATTGTGCCTTTCAAGATCAATTGGGGATACCGATGTTGGGGAGTTCATCGTGCCAATTCCACATGTCAAGCAAGTGAAG CTCTCAAATGCTGGAGGAAGGCTAATAATTGCATCAGATGGAATATGGGATGCAGTGTCCTCAGAGATTGCGGCTCAAGCGTGCCGAGGTTTGCCTGCAGAACTGGCTGCAAAGCTTGTCGTTAAG CAAGCTCTGAAGACAACTGGACTGAAAGATGACACGACCTGTGTAGTTGTTGACATCATCCCATCTGATCATGGTTCAACATCAGCACCATCATCTCCAAAGCATAACCAGAACAAGTTGAGGTCTCTTCTTTTTGGTAGGCGGTCTCATAGCTCTGTTGGAAAGCTTGGCAATAAAAAAAAGTCTGCTTCATTTGGCTTTGTGGAGGAATTGTTTGAAGAGGGCTCTGCAATGTTGGAAGAAAG GTTGGGGAGGAATTCTCCATCAAAAGCAAATGTGCCCCCATTCCGCTGCGCGATCTGCCAAGTGGACCACGTGCCATTCGAAGATTTAATAACTGATAATGAAGGAGGTTACAGTTCTGCCCCGTCAACACCATGGGCTTGTCCTTATCTTTGTTCAGGATGTAGGAAAAAGAAGGATGCGATGGAAGGTAAAAGATCTAGCCGCTCGACTGCATGCAGTTGA